A genome region from Leifsonia sp. Root112D2 includes the following:
- a CDS encoding hemolysin family protein, with product MLVAVVFIVALLLVAFGGLMAAVDAAISVQSRVDIAELAEGSRSARSLTAISADPGAHLNAISFMRITAESTAAVLVTLAFSTLLEQWWLTLILSALIMTGASFVLVGASPRSVGRMHSRAVLRLTAPLVHALRVLLGPLADALVSLGNRVTPSRARSSVVASEEQLLSIVDEATALDVLEEDDRELIHSIFEFNETVVREVMIPRTDMVTIDASASLETVMGLLLSRGISRIPVVNGDPDDVTGIVYLRDVARRSFERSSDSAEVTAGSLARTALFVPESKKADALLRQMQLESNHLAMVVDEYGGIAGLVTLEDLIEELVGDISDEYDRDVELVQQLGDGRYRVSARLAVDELGELFGLELDDDDVDSVGGLFAKVLGRLPIPGSVVSTDGLILTAERTEGRRKRLSTVIVQRETSNVGEQEQ from the coding sequence CTCCTGCTGGTCGCCTTCGGCGGACTGATGGCCGCGGTCGATGCGGCGATCTCGGTGCAGTCCCGCGTCGACATCGCCGAGCTGGCCGAAGGCTCCCGCTCCGCGCGGTCGCTCACGGCCATCTCCGCAGATCCAGGCGCGCACCTCAACGCCATCAGCTTCATGCGCATCACCGCGGAATCGACGGCAGCCGTGCTGGTGACCCTGGCCTTCTCCACGCTGCTGGAGCAGTGGTGGCTCACGCTCATCCTCTCCGCGCTGATCATGACGGGCGCCTCTTTTGTTCTGGTCGGTGCGAGCCCGCGCAGCGTCGGTCGCATGCACTCGCGGGCGGTCTTGCGGCTGACAGCGCCCCTTGTGCACGCGCTGCGCGTTTTGCTCGGGCCGCTCGCCGATGCCCTCGTGAGTCTGGGCAACAGGGTGACGCCGTCGCGGGCGCGGTCGTCGGTGGTCGCATCCGAGGAACAATTGCTCAGCATCGTCGACGAGGCGACGGCGCTCGATGTGCTCGAGGAGGACGATCGCGAACTCATCCATTCGATCTTCGAGTTCAACGAGACCGTCGTGCGTGAGGTCATGATTCCCCGAACCGACATGGTGACCATCGACGCATCCGCCTCGCTCGAAACCGTCATGGGGCTGTTGCTGAGCAGGGGGATCTCGCGCATTCCCGTCGTGAACGGCGACCCGGACGACGTGACGGGTATCGTGTATCTGCGCGACGTGGCTCGCCGCAGCTTCGAGCGGTCGAGCGACTCCGCCGAGGTGACGGCAGGATCGCTGGCGAGGACGGCGCTGTTCGTTCCCGAATCGAAGAAGGCGGATGCTCTGCTGCGGCAGATGCAGCTCGAATCCAACCATCTCGCGATGGTCGTCGACGAGTACGGCGGCATCGCCGGATTGGTCACGCTGGAAGACCTCATTGAGGAACTGGTCGGCGATATTTCCGATGAATACGACCGCGACGTCGAGCTCGTTCAGCAGCTTGGTGATGGGCGCTATCGAGTCAGTGCGAGACTGGCTGTAGACGAACTCGGCGAATTGTTCGGCCTGGAGCTCGACGATGACGACGTGGATTCGGTCGGTGGCCTGTTCGCCAAGGTTCTCGGGCGCCTGCCGATTCCCGGCTCGGTGGTCAGTACCGATGGATTGATTCTGACGGCCGAGCGCACCGAGGGGCGGCGCAAGCGGCTCAGCACGGTGATAGTGCAACGAGAGACGAGCAACGTGGGAGAACAAGAACAATGA
- the era gene encoding GTPase Era: MSSYRAGFVSFVGRPNVGKSTLTNALVGEKVAITSSKPQTTRRAIRGIVHRTGGQLIVVDTPGIHRPRTLLGERLNSLVQSTLADVDVIGLCVPANEKIGPGDRFINEQLDAFPRAKKVAIVTKIDAASRPATAGQLLAISQLREWEAIVPISATSHIQLDTLTSELIKLLPTSEHALYPADAITDESLESRIAEYVREAVLEGVQDELPHSLAVTIDDIVERDDKELVEVYANLFVERDSQKAIVIGKSGGRLRDIGVRARPPIEQLVGKQVFLSIRVKVAKDWQRDPKQLGRLGF, encoded by the coding sequence ATGAGCAGTTACCGTGCGGGGTTCGTATCGTTCGTCGGCCGACCGAATGTCGGCAAGTCCACACTCACGAATGCCCTGGTGGGCGAGAAGGTGGCCATCACGAGTTCCAAGCCGCAGACCACCAGGCGCGCGATCCGCGGAATCGTGCATCGCACGGGCGGCCAATTGATTGTGGTCGACACCCCGGGCATCCATCGTCCCCGCACCCTGCTCGGCGAACGGTTGAATTCGCTCGTGCAGTCGACGCTCGCCGATGTCGACGTCATCGGACTGTGCGTTCCGGCCAATGAGAAGATCGGTCCGGGCGACCGCTTCATCAACGAACAGTTGGATGCCTTTCCGCGGGCCAAGAAGGTGGCCATCGTCACCAAGATCGACGCGGCCAGCCGACCGGCGACGGCGGGGCAGCTGCTGGCGATCTCGCAGCTGCGCGAATGGGAGGCGATAGTTCCGATCTCGGCGACCAGTCACATCCAGCTCGACACGCTCACCTCCGAGCTGATCAAGCTGCTGCCGACCTCGGAGCACGCGCTGTACCCGGCCGATGCGATAACGGACGAGTCGCTCGAGTCGCGCATTGCCGAATACGTGCGCGAGGCCGTACTCGAAGGGGTGCAGGACGAACTGCCGCACTCGCTGGCGGTTACCATCGACGACATCGTGGAGCGCGACGACAAGGAACTCGTCGAGGTGTACGCGAACTTGTTCGTGGAGCGTGACAGCCAGAAGGCGATAGTGATAGGAAAATCGGGCGGTCGCCTGCGCGACATCGGCGTGCGTGCCCGTCCTCCGATCGAGCAGCTTGTCGGCAAGCAGGTCTTCCTCTCGATCAGGGTCAAGGTTGCCAAGGACTGGCAGCGCGATCCGAAGCAGCTGGGGCGCTTGGGGTTCTAG